In the Pleuronectes platessa chromosome 8, fPlePla1.1, whole genome shotgun sequence genome, one interval contains:
- the LOC128445400 gene encoding signal-transducing adaptor protein 1 gives MSAHTRVVNKRRETITALPLYYSGQLWKKNTSEKDFKNYYGELRGATLFLYNDESQDTYIEKLDLEQLTSMESNCPYQRKTPTIFTLSLHTEEVQLKMDNPYTGEEWRAYILTMVKREIPGDLQLLPGQMMLLLDALAREKRRNPPASHPPLPPRPSFLPSSTSSPSSQPAEDHPDYITPDQPACFFDVTRQEAERMLEANPEYGGIIIRPSSFNNIYAVTIRRLTPRGPLMKNYRVACTNTGYVIELLPPVTVSSMNEVLKYFIEKTQSRPYATSEPYDFLIEDPPAPNCISITSPTPKTIPKAQVAPMLCPQIQKELEFLLSKPAEDEYVVPEDHTPDYQNLCHGENE, from the exons ATGTCTGCTCACACCAGAGTCGTCAACAAGAGGAGGGAGACGATCACAGCTCTGCCTCTGTACTACTCTGGACAACTGTGGAAGAAAAACACCAGTGAGAAG GATTTCAAGAATTACTATGGAGAGCTCCGTGGAGCCACGCTGTTTCTGTACAACGATGAATCACAGGATACA TACATAGAGAAgctggacctggagcagcttACGTCCATGGAGTCAAATTGTCCGTATCAGAGGAAGACGCCGACCATCTTCACCCTCAGCCTGCACACAGAGGAGGTGCAGCTGAAG ATGGACAATCCTTACAcaggagaggagtggagggcTTACATCCTGACTATGgtcaaa AGGGAGATTCCCGGTGaccttcagctgctgcctggacagatgatgctgctgcttgaCGCTCTGGcgagggagaaaaggagaaaccCCCCCGCGTCACACCCACCGCTCCCGCCCCGACcatccttcctcccttcttccACATCGTCACCCTCCTCTCAACCAGCTGAGGACCATCCAGACTACATCACCCCTGACCAGCCTGC GTGCTTCTTCGATGTGACGCGGCAGGAGGCTGAGAGGATGCTGGAGGCCAACCCAGAGTACGGAGGCATCATCATCCGCCCGTCCAGCTTCAACAACATCTACGCTGTGACCATCAGACGACTGACACCCAG AGGGCCTTTGATGAAGAACTACAGAGTGGcctgcacaaacacagggtATGTCATCGAACTCCTCCCACCA gtGACGGTCTCCTCCATGAATGAAGTATTGAAATACTTCATTGAAAAGACACAGAGCCGTCCCTATGCGACGTCTGAGCCCTACGACTTCCTCATTG aGGATCCACCTGCTCCAAACTGCATCAGCATCACCTCACCTACACCTAAAACGATACCCAAGGCACAAGTGGCGCCAATGCTGTGCCCGCAAATCCAGAAGGAGCTCGAGTTCCTTCTAAGTAAGCCAGCGGAGGATGAATATGTGGTTCCTGAGGATCACACGCCTGATTACCAGAACCTATGTCATGGTGAGAATGAGTGA